One Malus domestica chromosome 11, GDT2T_hap1 genomic region harbors:
- the LOC139189225 gene encoding uncharacterized protein, producing MAAKFIVGSIVGTFGLAYVFDTTISDKKIFGGSTPGTVSNKKWWEETDKKFQAWPRTAGPPVVMNPISRQNFIVKSASG from the exons ATGGCAGCAAAGTTCATTGTAGGATCTATTGTGGGAACCTTTGGGCTTGCTTATGTTTTCGACACTACTATATCTGACAAAAAGATATTTGGAG GTAGTACTCCCGGTACCGTTTCAAACAAAAAATGGTGGGAAGAAACTGACAAGAAGTTCCAGGCTTGGCCACGTACCGCAGGACCTCCGGTTGTGATGAACCCCATTAGTCGCCAGAATTTCATTGTCAAATCAGCCTCAGGGTAG
- the LOC103448251 gene encoding uncharacterized protein produces the protein MSSSSATALTATRRLKWQYPPPQPTPRILHLPRRPRRRAPKSVRGGKPNSGEAKKDHKGKLQALFDQERAFSRTHLPVVLLECGDGEERERRRERVREGEDDDGGVGVVEEERWRFQAEMLRAECNLLRMEKEIAVKKMERTKVKMERTLKSAVHTLVSGRKKICDGKNISMVLEEEIQHLAEKLEKLQRNLGVKDSEVRKNSSNFDKQAYLLQRQLQKFRRTSDEICVKEIQEMAEASLSIKTSSRVYENSVSSGKCNVEILRRKMEGLSKGMLLEKMEEEYGSMLSTANSSVASSASSSQRIESANLSSPLVQQFHREKESREEDVCSGRCKAIVRRIVEQVRVETEQWSQMQEILGQVREEMEELQTSRDFWEDRALDSDYQIQSLCSAVQEWRQKAVSAVSKTRELQAQLSTLHGELDRLRNEESTRVMRANSSPLIPRNPQNVMEKRVLICHLKENQRAKEDSRKQMVGLTDGRNKPDTRTNRTTIVPKRSPFRDMGNTSFVARQNPKAVFPLHCHLPSKT, from the exons ATGTCATCCTCCTCTGCAACTGCATTAACAGCAACAAGAAGGCTAAAATGGCAGTATCCACCACCCCAACCAACCCCAAGAATCCTCCACCTCCCGCGGAGGCCACGCCGGAGAGCTCCCAAGAGCGTCCGTGGTGGAAAACCCAATTCAGGGGAGGCCAAGAAGGACCACAAGGGAAAGCTGCAGGCTCTGTTCGATCAAGAGAGAGCGTTTTCGAGAACCCATTTGCCGGTTGTGCTTCTTGAGTGTGGGGatggggaggagagagagaggaggagagagagggttaGAGAGGGGGAGGATGATGATGGTGGTGTTGGCGTGGTGGAGGAGGAGAGGTGGAGGTTTCAGGCTGAGATGTTGAGGGCGGAGTGTAATTTGTTGAGGATGGAGAAGGAGATTGCTGTTAAGAAAATGGAGAGGACCAAGGTTAAGATGGAGAGGACTCTTAAATCTGCTGTGCACACTCTTGTTTCT GGGCGAAAGAAGATTTGTGACGGAAAGAATATTAGTATGGTATTGGAGGAAGAGATTCAACACTTGGCAGAGAAACTAGAGAAGTTGCAAAGAAATTTAGGTGTTAAGGATTCGGAGGTTCGGAAGAACTCTAGTAATTTTGATAAACAAGCCTATCTTCTCCAAAGACAGCTTCAGAAGTTTAGGAGGACATCAGATGAGATATGTGTGAAGGAGATCCAAGAGATGGCAGAAGCAAGCCTGTCGATCAAAACAAGCTCTCGAGTATATGAGAACTCGGTTTCAAGTGGCAAATGCAAT GTGGAGATTCTGAGAAGGAAAATGGAGGGATTGTCGAAAGGGATGTTATTAGagaagatggaggaagagtatgGTTCAATGCTGTCTACAGCCAATAGTTCAGTTGCCAGTTCTGCCTCTTCTTCCCAGAGAATTGAATCCGCAAATTTGTCCTCTCCCTTGGTACAACAATTTCATAGG GAGAAAGAGTCTCGTGAAGAGGATGTGTGCTCAGGACGTTGCAAGGCAATAGTTCGAAGAATTGTAGAGCAAGTACGAGTAGAGACAGAGCAATGGTCTCAGATGCAGGAGATACTGGGGCAGGTGAGGGAGGAGATGGAAGAATTGCAGACTTCTCGGGACTTTTGGGAAGATAGGGCTCTAGATTCTGATTATCAGATCCAATCCTTATGCTCCGCT GTGCAAGAATGGAGACAGAAAGCTGTTTCAGCCGTGAGCAAAACAAGGGAGTTACAAGCACAACTGTCAACGCTCCACGGAGAGCTTGACAGGTTGAGGAATGAAGAAAGCACAAGAGTAATGAGGGCCAACAGCTCGCCACTCATTCCCCGAAATCCACAGAATGTAATGGAAAAGCGGGTACTGATATGTCATTTGAAGGAAAATCAGCGTGCCAAAGAAGACAGCCGCAAGCAAATGGTGGGTTTAACAGATGGAAGAAATAAACCAGACACACGCACAAACAGAACAACTATTGTGCCGAAGAGATCACCGTTTCGAGACATGGGAAACACCTCATTTGTTGCCAGGCAGAACCCCAAAGCAGTCTTCCCTCTGCATTGTCATCTACCTTCCAAAACATAG